A genomic region of Verrucomicrobiota bacterium contains the following coding sequences:
- a CDS encoding glycoside hydrolase family 9 protein → MKIFSHTIAFLLLSLVPVLSETTSTVARYAAKPITNATVLVNQVGYDFRAPKSFVFQTPTNQSCTQVTFRVLDAAQQSVFTGAAQPAGLLWGVNCWTSDFSGLQAPGRFVVEVKTENGTHQSFPFLIGDDVMFRETAMMAVHWFCLQRCGDRVEGWHEACHLDDAVQTNNGVRVHLDTSGGWHDAGDWNKYTMITCRSVYALNELARNRNTSLSDAGRKKVRAEALWGGEFLRKMWQPGKGKVYQDVWFGYDHRLRPDLTTDNLIDTKDDRTLRSESYSGMVAAALAALANETGRTDFRDAAVDLWRGAAEHLDEDTEEIWNGWEGQHTADLGQDVKGRYVRRVADLLLADIELECLTGESRYAESARRLVNILQAEQGPDGLWPTDGYSRMVLQGVPAAALALYCKKAPKTRTEKIALAVLQKWTAGIKELSNSPFGIVPFAKGVFFCPRFKPANGAKRSYYVWGQNSQYLSDAWALYQAAQLLNDPAARRLADRQMDWVLGLNKLNLCMMEGCGSYNPPQWLHSWGLDHMAGTVPGAVANGITRPMDYPPSADEPWYDLVLIRK, encoded by the coding sequence ATGAAAATATTCAGCCATACCATTGCCTTTTTGTTGCTCAGTCTGGTCCCGGTCCTTTCGGAGACCACCTCAACGGTCGCGCGTTATGCGGCTAAACCGATAACCAATGCGACCGTGCTGGTGAATCAGGTGGGCTATGATTTCCGCGCGCCGAAATCATTTGTTTTTCAAACACCGACAAATCAATCATGCACACAGGTGACGTTCCGCGTTTTGGATGCAGCGCAACAATCAGTTTTTACCGGTGCGGCGCAGCCGGCAGGTTTATTGTGGGGCGTCAATTGTTGGACGAGCGATTTCAGCGGATTACAGGCGCCGGGCCGGTTTGTGGTCGAAGTGAAAACGGAGAACGGCACTCATCAATCGTTTCCATTTCTGATCGGAGACGATGTCATGTTCCGGGAAACGGCGATGATGGCGGTGCATTGGTTCTGCCTGCAACGTTGCGGCGATCGTGTTGAGGGCTGGCACGAGGCGTGTCACCTGGATGACGCGGTGCAGACCAACAACGGTGTCCGCGTTCATCTGGATACGTCCGGTGGCTGGCATGATGCGGGCGACTGGAACAAGTACACGATGATCACCTGTCGGTCGGTTTATGCATTGAATGAGCTGGCACGAAACCGGAATACGAGCTTGTCCGATGCGGGCCGGAAAAAAGTTCGTGCCGAGGCTTTGTGGGGCGGCGAGTTTTTGCGGAAGATGTGGCAACCGGGTAAAGGAAAAGTTTATCAGGATGTGTGGTTTGGATATGACCACAGACTCCGGCCGGACCTGACGACGGATAATTTGATCGACACCAAAGATGACCGAACGTTGCGGAGTGAAAGTTACAGTGGCATGGTCGCCGCGGCGCTGGCTGCGCTGGCGAATGAAACCGGACGAACAGATTTCCGTGATGCGGCAGTTGATCTCTGGCGCGGTGCGGCGGAACATCTGGATGAAGACACGGAAGAAATCTGGAACGGCTGGGAAGGTCAGCATACGGCCGATTTGGGGCAGGATGTGAAGGGTCGCTATGTTCGTCGCGTGGCCGATTTATTGCTGGCTGATATCGAGCTGGAATGTTTGACGGGCGAATCGCGCTACGCGGAATCGGCCAGGCGGCTTGTAAACATTCTTCAGGCTGAACAGGGCCCCGACGGTTTGTGGCCGACGGATGGATATTCGCGGATGGTGCTACAGGGAGTGCCCGCCGCAGCGCTGGCGTTGTATTGCAAAAAGGCTCCGAAAACCAGGACCGAAAAAATCGCCCTGGCCGTTTTGCAGAAATGGACGGCGGGCATCAAGGAGCTTTCGAACAGCCCGTTCGGGATTGTGCCGTTTGCAAAGGGCGTATTTTTTTGTCCGCGTTTCAAGCCTGCAAATGGAGCCAAACGGAGTTATTATGTGTGGGGCCAGAACAGCCAGTATTTGTCGGATGCCTGGGCGTTGTATCAGGCGGCACAACTGTTGAATGATCCGGCAGCCCGGCGCTTGGCGGATCGGCAGATGGACTGGGTTTTGGGTCTGAACAAACTGAATCTCTGTATGATGGAAGGCTGCGGAAGTTACAATCCGCCGCAGTGGCTTCACAGTTGGGGATTGGACCACATGGCCGGAACAGTGCCCGGTGCCGTTGCCAATGGAATCACACGTCCCATGGATTATCCGCCATCAGCGGATGAGCCATGGTATGATTTAGTGCTTATCCGCAAATAA
- a CDS encoding BNR repeat-containing protein, with product MVDRFAHTFTSGPWGIGINGQTFQQEAVVTHLGWQYAAYFGNGGILCAARRKLPDGNWSVIRFTDYRIKDHKDVHNVAVIGICSGDGTVHLSYDHHEHPLHYRRSVRGLASRPDTMEWKAENFGQTTDELEIGRPITRVTYPQFFSAPGGELQFLYRLGASGDGDWYLAEYSGDRGEWKVLGMLFSRAGEYQGDRSRCAYPDMLRYGPDSRLHVTWCWRENYELRSNHDLCYAYSEDAGRTWRNNAGDQIAVLGSDPLASRTIALETPGIVVAPIPMEWGLMNVTTQFVDAKGRVHVIRWQNPPDAAQPSKDLNAWRYCHYWHDSAGKWHRQLLPFYGRKPQVVVGKNGNIFVIYCQGHDLNYHQKVAAGVLKISAASEASGWSDWTTVWESERQFVGEPLTDNGRWNKAEILSVYAQEAPDTPGNPSPLHIVDFQSAGNQ from the coding sequence CACCTTCACGAGCGGTCCCTGGGGCATTGGCATTAACGGACAGACTTTCCAGCAAGAAGCGGTCGTCACACATCTGGGCTGGCAGTATGCCGCGTATTTTGGCAACGGGGGAATATTGTGCGCCGCGCGGCGAAAGCTTCCGGATGGAAACTGGAGTGTCATCCGTTTCACGGACTACCGGATCAAGGATCATAAGGACGTACACAACGTCGCCGTCATCGGGATTTGTTCCGGCGATGGTACCGTCCACCTCTCCTATGATCATCATGAGCACCCGCTGCACTATCGTCGTTCCGTTCGCGGGTTGGCCTCCCGGCCGGACACCATGGAATGGAAGGCGGAAAATTTTGGACAGACGACGGACGAATTGGAGATAGGCCGGCCCATTACGCGGGTCACGTATCCCCAATTTTTCAGTGCGCCCGGAGGCGAACTCCAGTTCCTCTATCGGCTGGGCGCGTCGGGAGACGGCGATTGGTATCTGGCGGAGTACAGCGGCGACCGGGGTGAATGGAAAGTGTTGGGCATGCTTTTCTCCAGAGCGGGAGAATATCAGGGTGATCGTTCCCGGTGCGCGTATCCGGATATGCTCCGCTACGGACCCGATTCCCGGCTGCATGTCACGTGGTGCTGGCGTGAAAATTATGAGCTGCGCTCCAATCACGATCTCTGCTACGCCTACAGCGAAGACGCTGGCCGGACATGGCGGAACAATGCCGGGGATCAGATAGCCGTGCTCGGAAGCGATCCGCTTGCCAGCCGGACGATAGCGTTGGAGACTCCTGGTATCGTCGTCGCGCCAATCCCCATGGAATGGGGATTGATGAACGTGACGACCCAGTTTGTAGATGCGAAAGGCCGGGTGCATGTGATCCGCTGGCAGAATCCGCCGGACGCTGCGCAGCCGAGCAAGGATTTGAACGCCTGGCGCTATTGTCACTATTGGCACGATTCCGCTGGAAAATGGCATCGGCAACTGCTGCCTTTTTACGGGCGCAAGCCGCAGGTGGTCGTTGGAAAAAATGGAAATATCTTCGTGATTTACTGTCAGGGCCATGACCTCAACTACCACCAAAAGGTCGCCGCGGGAGTGCTGAAAATTTCCGCCGCCTCGGAAGCGTCCGGCTGGAGCGATTGGACGACCGTTTGGGAATCGGAGCGGCAATTCGTGGGCGAGCCGCTCACTGACAACGGCCGGTGGAATAAGGCGGAAATTCTCTCCGTCTATGCGCAGGAGGCACCAGACACGCCCGGAAACCCGAGTCCCCTTCACATCGTCGATTTTCAGTCTGCGGGGAATCAGTGA